From Bacillus sp. FSL K6-3431, the proteins below share one genomic window:
- a CDS encoding small acid-soluble spore protein P — translation MDKKPTKAKNKQSSQPEPLSGSHKVKNQNHSRQKKNSSHDM, via the coding sequence ATGGACAAAAAGCCAACGAAAGCAAAGAACAAGCAATCAAGCCAACCTGAACCTTTAAGTGGCTCTCATAAGGTAAAAAATCAAAATCACTCTAGACAAAAGAAGAACAGCAGCCACGATATGTAG
- a CDS encoding Cna B-type domain-containing protein: MGKKISIIAFIFVLISNTIFTSIGLPAQVQAVSNPEKSIFTNVSLTDEASKLIDFAKQISPESIIHIKLDWALTAENVGEGDIHSFKLPSELKVSKEESGVLTALNDLEIGSYEVAGDGIVTAIVNEETESLVDANGSLIIPVTFDKEVIKDSKTAALTFTNNGAARVIDVIFEVEAEEGTSVEEPEESGDVEEETVVENTEETEDVEQDTVVEEGEKTEEIESEELSQEQDSKDLKAGSSVGLASTDGVEIKENILTNVELTLPGGGDLPNPMPSPSVEPALDLEIKYEFALPDNHGYTAGSTFTFKLPDVFKVHNKAGGDLVNSLGTKFGSFELLPDGTVTMTFNEEIENNSDVQGYLSFWTEIKEDLGGSTNQTIKFPIDEGLTIDFDVSFEPKVGSPIDKRGTPNKKYNAETITWEVDFNKNLTSIENAQLLDPLGDNQEFVAGSIKIYPLDVQLDGTVVAGNELTDHSFGTAFPLNFGTLDSAYRVVFETKITDEDGTGYENTATLTGDNIVDLPAKAEVSFSRGEPLEKSSGEYNPETQMITWEVKYNYNEKAIAKNGAYLIDTFGEGHEFVDGSVKIKEIEIDPNTGQEVGEGTNFTDFKVTDETNGFKLQFNGGINKAYKITYQTKVIDRIIKDTDFTNEVTDGNEHSKESGKWIGQEAFHKYHYNDQTDYGAKTTKWGISINGDNKVMKNVVLTDTLPKGLTLDSYTITHGGDSLPEDKYVYSYDETTGEIKFDFTNKLEPVTKRIYIEYTTSFDFNEIEDGKTSFTNGAKLTWIPENGTELKEMEKEATFTPNNYTQHNGSKGGSYNAVTKEITWEIGVNYTSKEIGNAIVEDIILGKQNFDLSSIEVYKMTIDSNGNWKKEDEALKIDDDYEVDSIVGPTNEPGFKVTLGKISEPYVIVYKTDLKDQLITKSYNNTATLKDGETHLTDLKTTVSVGDNGGKYTGKEAKQNEDNPRVLNWKVFINPTQSTISNVVVTDKPSSNQLILLESFELYGTTVETNGSIVKNAEDKLVEGKDYTLEFKEDEDGNEYFELAFENDIDRPYILEYDTFIMAGNNQFVNNNASLTGEQITNEETGTEHKHQVKLTGAGGGIDGRVGQLQVTKVDAADSDVTLAGAEFTLFDSSGKIAVKTLTTEADGTVTFKNLIFGDYILKETRAPDGYVGGIADEKKITIDKELTEGSKDGNSVIIENKKIIHAVELEKINSENPDKKLEGVEFKLQQKVDDNWVNIETLSTNDKGIIYKDELKPGDYQFVETKSRLGYELDKTPIPFTIKEKQTEKITVTKKNTKTKMIIEGKKEWKDEDSSERPQSIVVELLQNGKKIKEVEVTAANEWTYSFVALDEYDDESKEYIYTVKEKEVEGYDSSVDGFNITNVRAGITSVAGTKTWKDDNAKNRPEMIEVNLLKNGVVAATQEVTEADNWSYSFQDLAKYDEDGVAYEYTVKEQGVPGYKSEVDGFNITNIKSEQISVIVTKGWKDDNATDRPDSIQVNLLRNGDPFKEAKVTAENEWTYKFTDLEAYDDEGVTYEYTIEEVEVAGYETKIDGFDITNLRVGKTSVEGTKKWKDENATDRPEMIKVDLLQNGKVVDTREVTKETEWKYLFTDWQKYDDEGVAYNYAVKEHAVDGYNSTVDDFDITNVRTGTTSVEGTKKWKDENATDRPEKIKVDLLQNGKVVDTRDVTAETDWKYVFADLQKYDEEGLAYNYEVKEHVVEGYESTVKGFNITNVRVGTTSVEGSKTWKDDNAKDRPEMIKIDLLQNGSIVDTEEVTAEMEWKYLFTDLQKYDVEGVAYNYAVKEQAIDGYNSTVNGFNITNVRVGTTTVEGTKTWKDDNATDRPEMIKVNLLKNGVVDRTVEVKEDNWSYSFTDLYKYDENGVAYEYTVKEQGVPGYKSKVDGFDITNIKSDQISLIVTKGWKDDNATNRPDSIQVNLLRNGESFKEAKVIAENDWKHEFTDLEAYDENGVVYKYTVEEEKVVGYETKVNDFNITNVRVGTTSVEGTKTWKDGNAIDRPEVIKVILLQNGIIAATKEVTKEDKWSYSFKDLAEYDEDGVAYKYTIEEEKVSGYDTKIEGFNLINVRVGTTSVEGTKTWKDDNSNDRPEMIKVDLLRNGEIVDTKDVKAKADWKYFFSDLPKYDDEGVPYNYEVKEQAVEGYETTVEGFNITNVRIGTTLVEGVKTWKDGSASDRPEMIKVNLLQNGVIVATNNVTKEDKWSYSFKDLFKYDEDGVAYKYTIEEEKVSGYDTKVEGFNLTNVRVGTTSVEGTKTWKDDNAGDRPEIIKVKLLQNGVVETTKKVTKEDKWSYSFKNLAKYDDDGVVYKYTIEEEKVSGYDTKVDGFNLTNVRVGTTLVEGTKAWKDDDASDRPEIIKVNLLQNGVVAGTKEATSAGKWSYIFKDLAKYDEDGIAYKYTVKEQGVPGYKSEVNGFNITNTKSAKISVIVTKGWKDDNAKDRPTSIDVQLLRNGETFKDVEVKAENDWIYEFKDLEAYDSDGVAYKYTVEEDKVEGYITKIEGFDLTNVRVDKTSVEGKKTWKDNNSKDRPEMIKVDLLRDGEVVDTKEVYAKADWRYVFSDLPKYDGEGVAYNYEVKEQAIEGYAATVEGFNITNVRVGTTSVEGTKTWKDDNANDRPEMIKVDLLRDGEGVNTKEVNAKADWEYFFSDLPKYDDEGVAYNYEVKEQAIEGYAATVEGFNITNVRVGTTSIEGTKTWKDGSASDRPEMIKVNLLQNGDIVATQEITKEDKWSYSFGDLSKYDEAGIAYKYTIEEEKVSGYETKVDGFNLTNVRVGITSVEGTKTWKDDNSNYRPEMIKVDLLQNDNVIKTVEVTAKTDWTYSFEDLAEFDENGVAYSYTVREQPVAGYTSIIEGYNITNILDPAKPTEPTEPTEPTEPSEEVVKPGGEVKPDKGNKQDNSGDKLPQTGEEQFMYMMIAGFLLLSAGGILIFRRKKNVE; encoded by the coding sequence ATGGGGAAAAAGATCAGTATCATTGCCTTTATTTTTGTACTAATATCCAATACTATTTTTACTAGTATTGGACTACCAGCACAAGTACAGGCAGTAAGCAATCCAGAAAAAAGCATTTTTACTAATGTGTCCTTAACGGATGAAGCAAGTAAACTAATCGATTTTGCAAAGCAGATTAGTCCAGAATCAATCATACATATAAAGTTAGACTGGGCACTTACAGCTGAAAATGTGGGAGAAGGAGATATACACTCTTTTAAACTTCCATCGGAATTGAAAGTTTCTAAGGAGGAAAGTGGTGTATTAACAGCACTGAATGACTTAGAAATAGGGTCATACGAAGTTGCTGGGGATGGCATTGTTACAGCGATTGTAAATGAAGAAACAGAAAGCCTTGTGGATGCAAACGGATCCTTAATTATTCCAGTTACTTTCGATAAGGAAGTAATTAAGGATAGTAAAACAGCAGCTCTTACATTTACCAATAATGGAGCAGCACGAGTTATCGATGTTATTTTTGAAGTAGAAGCTGAAGAAGGAACATCAGTAGAAGAACCTGAGGAGTCAGGGGATGTTGAAGAAGAGACAGTAGTGGAAAACACTGAGGAAACAGAAGATGTTGAACAGGATACAGTAGTAGAAGAAGGCGAGAAAACAGAAGAAATAGAGAGTGAAGAACTAAGTCAGGAACAAGATAGTAAAGATCTGAAAGCTGGGTCAAGTGTCGGCCTAGCAAGCACAGATGGGGTTGAAATTAAGGAGAATATACTTACGAATGTAGAGCTAACTCTACCAGGTGGTGGAGATCTCCCTAATCCAATGCCATCTCCAAGTGTTGAACCAGCTTTGGATCTTGAAATAAAATATGAATTTGCACTTCCAGATAATCATGGATATACAGCAGGATCAACTTTTACTTTTAAACTTCCTGACGTATTTAAAGTTCATAATAAGGCCGGTGGGGATCTTGTCAACTCACTCGGGACAAAATTTGGGTCATTTGAATTATTACCAGATGGAACTGTTACAATGACCTTCAATGAGGAAATTGAGAATAATTCTGATGTTCAAGGGTATTTGAGTTTTTGGACGGAAATCAAGGAAGACTTAGGTGGTAGTACAAATCAAACGATTAAATTTCCAATTGATGAAGGTCTAACAATTGATTTTGATGTAAGTTTTGAACCGAAAGTTGGATCCCCAATTGATAAAAGAGGCACGCCGAATAAAAAGTACAACGCGGAAACAATTACGTGGGAAGTTGACTTTAATAAGAATTTAACAAGTATTGAAAATGCGCAACTTCTTGATCCACTTGGAGACAATCAAGAGTTTGTCGCTGGTTCGATTAAAATCTATCCACTCGATGTGCAGCTAGATGGTACTGTTGTAGCTGGAAATGAGTTAACAGATCATTCCTTTGGTACAGCGTTCCCGTTGAATTTCGGCACTCTTGATTCTGCTTATCGTGTCGTTTTTGAAACGAAGATTACGGATGAAGATGGCACGGGATATGAAAACACAGCAACGCTTACAGGAGATAACATCGTAGATCTACCTGCAAAAGCTGAAGTTTCATTCAGTCGAGGAGAGCCTTTAGAGAAAAGCTCCGGTGAGTATAACCCAGAGACACAAATGATTACGTGGGAAGTAAAATATAATTATAATGAAAAAGCAATCGCAAAGAATGGTGCTTATTTAATTGATACATTTGGTGAAGGTCATGAGTTCGTTGATGGCAGTGTTAAAATTAAAGAAATAGAGATTGATCCTAACACAGGTCAAGAAGTTGGTGAGGGTACTAATTTTACTGACTTCAAAGTCACAGATGAAACAAATGGATTTAAGCTTCAGTTTAATGGAGGTATAAATAAAGCATATAAAATAACGTATCAAACTAAGGTTATAGATCGAATCATTAAGGATACAGATTTTACAAACGAAGTTACAGACGGTAATGAGCATAGCAAAGAATCTGGTAAATGGATAGGGCAAGAAGCTTTCCATAAATATCATTATAACGACCAAACTGATTATGGCGCTAAAACAACTAAATGGGGCATTTCAATTAATGGCGATAATAAAGTCATGAAAAATGTTGTTTTAACGGATACATTACCAAAAGGATTGACACTTGATAGTTATACGATCACACATGGTGGGGACTCCCTACCAGAAGATAAATATGTTTATAGTTATGACGAGACTACTGGTGAGATTAAGTTTGATTTTACAAATAAATTAGAACCAGTTACTAAAAGGATTTACATCGAATACACGACATCATTTGATTTTAATGAAATAGAAGATGGCAAGACATCTTTTACAAATGGTGCCAAACTTACATGGATTCCGGAAAATGGAACTGAATTAAAAGAAATGGAAAAAGAAGCTACATTTACACCAAATAATTACACACAACACAATGGTTCCAAAGGCGGTTCATACAACGCTGTTACAAAAGAAATCACTTGGGAGATTGGTGTAAACTATACTTCCAAAGAAATTGGAAATGCGATTGTTGAAGATATCATCTTAGGCAAGCAAAACTTCGATTTAAGCTCAATCGAAGTATATAAAATGACGATAGATTCAAATGGTAATTGGAAAAAGGAAGACGAAGCATTAAAGATTGACGACGATTATGAGGTGGACTCAATTGTAGGACCAACTAATGAACCAGGATTTAAAGTAACACTTGGAAAAATAAGCGAACCCTATGTCATTGTTTATAAAACAGATCTTAAAGATCAATTGATTACTAAATCTTATAACAATACAGCAACGTTAAAAGATGGAGAAACCCATCTAACAGATTTAAAGACAACTGTTTCTGTTGGGGATAACGGTGGAAAATATACAGGTAAAGAAGCAAAGCAAAATGAAGATAATCCAAGAGTACTCAATTGGAAAGTGTTTATTAATCCGACGCAATCGACAATATCCAATGTCGTAGTAACAGACAAACCAAGTTCAAATCAGCTTATATTATTAGAGTCATTTGAGCTGTACGGAACGACTGTTGAAACAAATGGAAGTATTGTGAAAAATGCTGAGGACAAATTAGTCGAGGGTAAAGATTACACATTAGAATTTAAAGAAGACGAAGATGGCAACGAATATTTTGAATTGGCATTTGAAAACGATATTGATCGCCCATATATTTTAGAATATGACACGTTTATTATGGCGGGAAATAATCAATTCGTTAATAACAACGCTTCACTTACAGGCGAACAAATTACCAATGAAGAGACAGGGACAGAGCATAAACACCAAGTGAAATTAACAGGTGCAGGTGGTGGTATTGATGGTCGCGTAGGTCAACTTCAAGTAACGAAAGTCGATGCGGCGGACTCAGATGTAACACTTGCGGGAGCTGAATTCACACTGTTTGATAGTTCAGGTAAGATTGCAGTCAAGACGCTGACAACAGAAGCAGATGGTACAGTAACATTTAAAAACCTTATATTCGGTGACTATATTTTGAAAGAAACAAGAGCGCCAGATGGCTATGTTGGCGGTATAGCAGATGAAAAGAAAATAACAATTGATAAGGAGCTTACCGAGGGTAGCAAAGATGGTAACTCAGTAATAATCGAAAATAAGAAAATAATCCATGCTGTCGAGCTAGAGAAAATAAATAGCGAAAACCCAGACAAAAAGCTAGAAGGTGTAGAGTTCAAGCTACAACAAAAAGTTGACGATAATTGGGTAAATATAGAAACACTATCTACCAACGATAAAGGAATCATTTACAAAGATGAATTGAAACCAGGTGACTATCAATTTGTTGAAACAAAATCCAGGCTTGGTTATGAACTAGATAAAACACCAATTCCTTTCACTATTAAAGAAAAACAAACGGAGAAAATAACGGTCACTAAAAAGAACACGAAAACAAAGATGATAATAGAAGGTAAGAAAGAGTGGAAAGATGAGGATTCTTCAGAACGTCCACAGTCAATCGTTGTAGAACTACTTCAAAATGGTAAAAAAATAAAAGAAGTAGAGGTTACAGCTGCAAATGAATGGACGTATAGTTTTGTAGCATTAGATGAATACGACGATGAAAGTAAAGAGTATATCTATACTGTAAAAGAAAAAGAAGTGGAAGGGTATGACTCATCTGTCGACGGTTTTAATATTACCAACGTTCGTGCAGGTATAACATCAGTAGCAGGAACTAAAACATGGAAAGACGATAATGCAAAAAATCGTCCGGAAATGATTGAGGTGAACCTACTTAAAAATGGTGTCGTAGCAGCAACGCAAGAAGTTACCGAAGCAGATAATTGGTCATATAGCTTTCAAGATTTAGCTAAATATGACGAAGACGGCGTAGCGTACGAATACACGGTGAAAGAGCAAGGTGTTCCAGGGTATAAATCAGAAGTTGATGGGTTCAATATTACCAATATCAAATCTGAGCAAATATCAGTTATCGTAACAAAAGGCTGGAAAGATGATAATGCAACAGATCGCCCAGATTCCATTCAAGTAAACCTTTTAAGAAATGGTGATCCATTCAAAGAAGCAAAAGTAACAGCTGAGAATGAGTGGACATATAAGTTTACAGACTTAGAAGCTTACGATGACGAAGGTGTAACGTATGAATACACAATCGAAGAAGTAGAAGTAGCAGGTTATGAAACAAAAATTGATGGTTTCGATATTACCAATCTACGAGTTGGCAAAACATCAGTAGAAGGCACGAAAAAATGGAAGGACGAAAATGCAACAGATCGTCCAGAAATGATCAAAGTGGACCTATTACAAAATGGTAAAGTAGTTGACACTAGAGAAGTTACAAAGGAAACAGAGTGGAAGTACCTATTCACAGACTGGCAGAAGTATGATGATGAAGGTGTGGCCTACAATTACGCAGTGAAAGAACATGCAGTTGATGGATATAATTCAACTGTAGACGATTTCGATATTACCAATGTTCGTACTGGTACGACATCAGTGGAGGGCACGAAAAAATGGAAGGACGAAAATGCAACAGATCGTCCAGAAAAGATCAAAGTAGACCTATTGCAGAATGGCAAGGTAGTTGATACTAGAGATGTCACTGCGGAAACGGACTGGAAGTACGTGTTCGCAGATTTGCAGAAGTATGATGAGGAAGGTCTCGCTTATAATTATGAAGTGAAAGAACATGTTGTCGAGGGATATGAGTCAACGGTAAAAGGCTTTAATATTACCAACGTTCGTGTTGGAACAACATCAGTAGAAGGCTCGAAAACATGGAAAGACGATAATGCAAAAGATCGTCCAGAAATGATTAAAATAGACCTATTGCAAAATGGTAGCATAGTTGACACGGAAGAAGTTACAGCTGAAATGGAATGGAAGTACCTGTTTACAGATTTGCAGAAGTATGATGTCGAAGGTGTCGCCTACAATTACGCTGTGAAAGAACAGGCGATTGATGGATATAATTCAACTGTTAATGGTTTCAACATTACGAACGTTCGTGTTGGTACAACAACAGTAGAAGGCACGAAAACATGGAAAGACGATAATGCAACAGATCGTCCGGAAATGATCAAAGTGAATCTACTAAAAAATGGCGTTGTAGATAGAACAGTAGAAGTTAAGGAAGATAATTGGTCATATAGTTTTACAGACTTGTATAAATATGACGAAAACGGCGTAGCATACGAATACACGGTAAAAGAGCAAGGTGTCCCAGGGTATAAGTCAAAAGTTGATGGTTTTGATATTACCAATATCAAATCTGATCAAATATCATTGATAGTAACAAAAGGTTGGAAAGACGATAATGCAACAAATCGTCCAGATTCCATCCAAGTGAACCTTTTAAGAAATGGTGAATCATTTAAAGAAGCAAAGGTAATAGCTGAAAATGATTGGAAACACGAATTTACAGACTTAGAAGCTTACGACGAAAATGGTGTAGTATATAAATACACTGTCGAAGAAGAAAAAGTAGTAGGTTATGAAACAAAAGTTAATGACTTTAATATTACCAACGTTCGCGTTGGTACAACATCAGTAGAAGGAACAAAAACATGGAAAGATGGTAACGCAATTGACCGTCCTGAAGTGATTAAGGTAATCCTATTACAAAATGGTATTATAGCAGCAACGAAAGAAGTTACAAAAGAAGATAAATGGTCATATAGCTTTAAAGATTTAGCCGAGTATGACGAAGACGGTGTAGCGTATAAATACACTATTGAAGAAGAAAAAGTATCAGGTTATGACACAAAAATTGAAGGCTTCAACCTTATCAACGTCCGTGTTGGTACAACATCAGTAGAAGGAACAAAAACATGGAAAGACGATAACTCAAATGATCGTCCGGAAATGATCAAAGTTGACCTTTTACGCAATGGTGAAATTGTTGATACTAAAGATGTTAAAGCCAAAGCAGACTGGAAGTATTTTTTCTCAGACTTGCCAAAGTATGACGATGAAGGTGTACCATACAATTATGAAGTGAAAGAACAGGCTGTCGAGGGATATGAAACAACTGTCGAAGGCTTCAATATTACCAATGTTCGTATTGGTACAACTTTAGTAGAAGGAGTTAAAACATGGAAAGATGGTAGCGCAAGTGACCGTCCGGAAATGATTAAGGTAAACCTTTTACAAAACGGTGTCATAGTAGCTACGAACAATGTTACAAAAGAAGATAAATGGTCATATAGCTTTAAAGATCTATTTAAATATGACGAAGATGGTGTAGCATATAAATACACTATCGAAGAAGAAAAAGTATCAGGTTATGATACAAAAGTTGAAGGCTTTAATCTTACCAATGTCCGTGTTGGTACGACATCAGTAGAAGGCACTAAAACGTGGAAAGATGATAACGCTGGTGACCGTCCCGAAATAATTAAGGTAAAGCTTTTACAAAATGGTGTTGTAGAAACAACGAAAAAAGTTACAAAGGAAGATAAATGGTCATATAGCTTTAAAAATTTAGCCAAATATGATGATGACGGTGTAGTGTATAAATATACTATAGAGGAAGAAAAAGTATCAGGTTATGATACAAAAGTTGATGGCTTTAACCTTACCAATGTCCGTGTTGGTACAACATTAGTAGAAGGAACAAAAGCATGGAAAGATGATGATGCAAGTGATCGTCCCGAAATAATTAAGGTAAACCTATTACAAAATGGTGTTGTAGCAGGTACGAAGGAAGCTACATCAGCAGGAAAATGGTCGTATATCTTCAAAGACTTAGCCAAGTATGACGAAGATGGTATAGCGTACAAATACACTGTGAAAGAGCAAGGAGTTCCAGGATATAAATCAGAAGTTAATGGGTTTAATATTACAAATACTAAATCCGCAAAAATATCAGTTATAGTAACAAAAGGTTGGAAAGATGATAATGCTAAAGATCGTCCAACATCAATTGATGTTCAACTTCTAAGAAATGGGGAAACATTCAAGGACGTAGAAGTTAAAGCAGAAAACGATTGGATATATGAGTTTAAAGATTTAGAAGCTTATGATAGTGATGGTGTTGCATATAAATACACTGTCGAAGAAGACAAAGTAGAAGGTTACATCACAAAAATTGAGGGCTTCGACCTTACCAACGTCCGTGTTGACAAAACATCAGTAGAAGGAAAGAAAACATGGAAAGACAATAACTCAAAAGATCGCCCGGAAATGATTAAAGTCGACCTTTTGCGCGATGGTGAAGTTGTTGACACTAAAGAAGTTTACGCCAAAGCAGACTGGAGGTATGTTTTCTCGGACTTGCCTAAGTATGATGGTGAAGGCGTTGCATACAACTATGAAGTGAAAGAACAGGCTATAGAGGGATATGCCGCAACTGTTGAAGGCTTCAATATTACCAACGTTCGTGTTGGTACGACATCAGTAGAAGGCACTAAAACATGGAAAGATGATAACGCAAATGACCGTCCGGAAATGATTAAAGTCGACCTTTTACGCGATGGTGAGGGTGTTAACACTAAAGAAGTTAACGCCAAAGCAGACTGGGAATATTTCTTCTCAGATTTGCCAAAGTATGACGACGAAGGCGTCGCATACAACTATGAAGTGAAAGAACAGGCTATAGAGGGATATGCCGCAACTGTTGAAGGCTTCAATATTACCAACGTTCGTGTTGGTACGACATCAATAGAAGGCACTAAAACATGGAAAGACGGTAGCGCAAGTGACCGTCCCGAAATGATTAAGGTAAACCTATTACAAAATGGTGATATAGTAGCCACGCAAGAAATTACAAAAGAAGATAAATGGTCATATAGCTTTGGAGATTTATCCAAATATGACGAAGCCGGTATAGCATATAAATACACTATTGAAGAAGAAAAAGTATCAGGTTATGAAACAAAAGTTGATGGATTTAACCTTACCAACGTCCGTGTTGGTATAACATCAGTAGAAGGAACAAAAACATGGAAAGACGATAACTCAAACTATCGTCCGGAAATGATCAAAGTCGACCTTTTACAAAATGATAATGTAATCAAGACAGTTGAAGTGACGGCTAAAACAGATTGGACTTACAGCTTTGAGGATTTAGCGGAGTTTGATGAGAACGGTGTAGCTTACTCGTACACAGTCAGAGAACAACCTGTAGCTGGTTATACATCTATTATAGAAGGCTATAATATTACCAATATCTTAGACCCAGCTAAGCCAACAGAGCCAACAGAACCAACAGAACCAACAGAACCTAGTGAAGAAGTTGTTAAGCCAGGTGGCGAAGTTAAACCTGATAAAGGAAATAAACAAGATAATTCTGGAGACAAACTTCCACAAACTGGGGAAGAGCAGTTTATGTATATGATGATTGCAGGATTCTTGTTGCTATCTGCGGGTGGAATATTAATCTTCCGTCGAAAAAAGAACGTGGAATAA
- a CDS encoding ABC transporter permease — MESNSNDKISKFRKSIRKNLVLYLLVIPVLVYFLVFKYIPMYGLQIAFKEFIATKGIGGSPWVGTEHFIRFFNSHYFWRLIQNTLGIGIYQLVVGFPIPIILALLINEIRNKSHKSFIQTVTYAPHFLSVIVLVGMLFLFLSPTNGIVNQVIILFGGEPVHFMTESKWFKSIYVFSGVWQQMGWSSIIYLAALSAVDPQLHDAAKIDGASRLQRIWYVNLPTILPTIIILLILQSGDILSVGFEKVFLMQNQLNMEASDVIATHVYRSGILGAQYDYSAAIGLFESLTNFIVLLMVNYFAKRTSSTSLW, encoded by the coding sequence ATAGAAAGTAATTCTAATGATAAGATCAGTAAATTCCGTAAATCAATCAGAAAGAATTTAGTCCTCTATTTATTAGTCATTCCTGTACTAGTTTATTTTTTAGTCTTTAAGTACATCCCAATGTATGGTTTGCAGATTGCCTTTAAGGAGTTTATTGCAACAAAAGGGATAGGTGGTAGCCCTTGGGTGGGAACAGAGCACTTTATCCGCTTTTTCAATAGCCATTATTTTTGGAGATTGATTCAAAATACGCTAGGTATCGGCATTTATCAGCTAGTTGTCGGTTTTCCAATTCCCATCATACTAGCGCTACTAATTAATGAGATACGTAATAAATCACACAAAAGCTTTATTCAAACCGTTACATATGCTCCGCATTTTCTCTCTGTCATTGTATTAGTGGGTATGCTGTTTTTATTTTTATCACCAACTAATGGAATTGTTAATCAAGTAATTATTTTGTTTGGCGGAGAACCTGTTCATTTTATGACAGAATCGAAATGGTTTAAATCTATCTACGTATTTTCTGGTGTATGGCAACAGATGGGATGGAGTTCTATTATTTATTTAGCTGCACTTTCTGCTGTTGATCCTCAACTTCATGATGCGGCAAAAATAGATGGGGCAAGTAGATTACAAAGAATATGGTATGTAAATTTGCCAACAATCCTACCGACGATCATTATTCTGCTCATTTTGCAATCCGGTGATATTTTAAGCGTAGGTTTTGAAAAAGTATTTTTAATGCAGAACCAGTTGAATATGGAAGCTTCCGACGTCATTGCCACCCACGTATATCGATCTGGAATATTAGGAGCACAATATGATTATTCTGCTGCGATCGGGTTATTTGAATCTTTAACTAATTTTATAGTGCTATTGATGGTCAACTACTTTGCTAAAAGAACAAGCTCAACAAGTCTTTGGTAA
- a CDS encoding class D sortase encodes MKNAKLMIGIVFSLAGLTLISIPLYHEWQQGKELRALENALSLISESEEEQVFLSEIDNLSFTEEQVKGVLELEIPSIELKQKILGETTEKNLNIALTQIKKYQVPGSGNFTIAGHRGYRDKRLFSRLPKVNVGEKVYLHAGNQLFVYEVTSSKEIDPSKVEILDDHQDKNEITMITCTVSGSDRIAVKGELIETIDK; translated from the coding sequence ATGAAAAATGCAAAGTTAATGATTGGTATTGTGTTTTCGCTTGCGGGATTGACCCTAATCTCGATTCCTCTTTATCACGAATGGCAACAAGGAAAAGAGTTGAGGGCTTTAGAGAATGCCCTCTCTCTAATTTCTGAATCTGAAGAAGAACAGGTCTTTCTTTCGGAGATAGACAATCTTTCTTTTACTGAAGAGCAGGTAAAGGGAGTACTAGAGCTTGAGATTCCATCTATAGAATTAAAGCAAAAAATTTTAGGCGAGACGACAGAAAAAAACTTAAATATCGCGTTAACACAGATAAAAAAGTATCAAGTTCCTGGAAGTGGAAATTTTACAATTGCAGGACACAGAGGATATCGAGATAAAAGACTTTTTAGCCGTTTACCCAAAGTAAATGTTGGTGAAAAGGTATATTTACATGCTGGTAATCAATTATTTGTATACGAAGTCACGAGTTCTAAAGAAATAGATCCTTCTAAAGTAGAAATTCTAGATGACCATCAAGACAAAAATGAAATCACTATGATTACATGCACGGTATCGGGATCAGATCGAATTGCTGTAAAAGGTGAATTGATTGAAACCATTGATAAATAG